A genomic window from Algoriphagus sp. Y33 includes:
- a CDS encoding dihydrodipicolinate synthase family protein — MTQFSKTKEPLRGIVPPMVTPLNADGSLDSESVEKLIEHLIAGGVHGIFILGTTGEFSGLSYRTRKELIRQTCSLVKDRVPVLVGVTDVSIEESIDLAEIAASAGAYAVVAAPPFYVNIDQKELYSYFKQLADSISLPMFLYNMPSHTKLTIEVDTVVKLAAHERIIGLKDSSAHAVYFQSLCHILKDQEDFVLMVGPEEMMAETVLMGSFGGVCGGANLFPKLYVELYEAALNRDFDKLKSCQHAVMEISRTIYQVGHYKSSYMKGLKTAMSFLGLCQPQFAPPLYPFSEAEELELRSRFEKIASSLMPQSS, encoded by the coding sequence ATGACACAATTTTCTAAAACAAAAGAGCCTTTAAGAGGCATTGTTCCACCTATGGTAACCCCGCTGAATGCAGACGGATCCCTGGATTCTGAAAGTGTGGAAAAACTAATCGAACATTTGATTGCGGGCGGAGTTCACGGCATTTTTATACTCGGGACCACCGGTGAGTTTTCAGGATTGAGCTACCGAACCCGCAAAGAACTGATCAGGCAGACCTGTAGTCTGGTAAAAGATAGGGTGCCGGTGTTGGTGGGGGTTACCGACGTTTCCATAGAAGAAAGTATTGATCTGGCAGAGATTGCCGCTTCGGCAGGGGCCTATGCCGTCGTAGCCGCTCCGCCTTTCTATGTGAATATTGACCAGAAGGAATTATACAGTTACTTCAAGCAGCTGGCTGATTCCATCTCCCTACCGATGTTTCTCTACAATATGCCTTCCCACACCAAGCTCACTATAGAAGTGGATACAGTGGTCAAGCTGGCCGCCCATGAAAGGATTATTGGGTTGAAAGACAGTTCCGCCCATGCAGTTTATTTTCAGTCGCTCTGTCATATACTCAAAGACCAAGAGGATTTCGTGCTGATGGTCGGTCCGGAAGAAATGATGGCTGAGACCGTTTTGATGGGAAGTTTTGGAGGTGTCTGTGGTGGTGCCAATTTATTTCCAAAGCTCTATGTCGAACTGTACGAAGCTGCGCTTAACAGGGATTTTGATAAGCTAAAATCCTGTCAGCATGCCGTGATGGAGATCAGCAGAACTATCTATCAGGTAGGACACTACAAATCCAGCTACATGAAGGGTTTGAAAACGGCTATGTCTTTTCTTGGATTATGTCAGCCTCAGTTTGCACCTCCTTTATATCCCTTTTCAGAAGCTGAAGAACTCGAACTCCGATCCCGTTTTGAGAAAATAGCATCCTCATTAATGCCTCAATCCTCTTAA
- a CDS encoding cytochrome ubiquinol oxidase subunit I — MDDLLAARSQMALSLGFHIIFACIGMVMPFFMATSHYKYLKTANPIYRDLTKAWSKGVAIFFVTGAVSGTVLSFELGLLWPEFMLHAGPIFGMPFSLEGTAFFIEAIALGFFLYGWGKFKPWFHWFTGVVVGISGLASGILVVAANGWMNSPSGFDYVDGKFLNIDPVAAMFNDAWFTQALHMTLAAFAATGFAVAGIHAFMMLKGKSGDFHRKAFTIAILFGAVAALLQPISGDISAKDIAVRQPAKLAAMEAHFETSKSAPLIIGGIPDEEAKEVNYAIKIPGALSFLAHGDFEAEVMGLDQFPEEHHPPVMVTHFAFQIMVGLGMILVGLSLLYFIALWKKKSWQLKRWFLWLFVLATPLGFIALEAGWTVTEVGRQPWIIYEIMLTKDAVTPIPGIQYSFFIFTAIYLSLTVIVTFLLYRQIKAVPESLNQKRDVPAES, encoded by the coding sequence ATGGATGATCTTTTAGCTGCCCGGTCTCAGATGGCTCTTTCGCTGGGGTTTCATATCATTTTTGCTTGCATTGGTATGGTGATGCCGTTTTTCATGGCAACCTCCCATTACAAATACCTTAAAACCGCCAATCCTATTTACAGGGATCTGACCAAAGCCTGGAGCAAGGGGGTGGCAATTTTCTTTGTGACCGGCGCGGTATCAGGAACAGTACTGTCGTTTGAATTGGGGTTGCTCTGGCCTGAGTTTATGCTGCATGCAGGACCTATTTTCGGAATGCCTTTTTCATTGGAAGGAACGGCATTTTTCATCGAGGCGATAGCGTTGGGATTCTTTCTTTACGGTTGGGGCAAGTTCAAGCCCTGGTTTCACTGGTTTACGGGAGTAGTGGTGGGAATCAGCGGCCTGGCTTCAGGGATATTGGTAGTAGCTGCGAACGGATGGATGAATAGTCCCAGTGGTTTTGACTATGTGGATGGAAAGTTTCTCAATATAGATCCTGTGGCAGCGATGTTCAATGACGCTTGGTTTACCCAGGCACTGCATATGACGCTGGCGGCTTTTGCAGCTACCGGATTTGCGGTGGCAGGAATCCATGCTTTTATGATGCTGAAAGGGAAAAGTGGAGATTTTCACCGTAAAGCATTTACCATTGCCATTTTATTTGGAGCAGTCGCTGCGCTGCTTCAGCCTATTTCCGGGGATATTTCTGCCAAGGATATAGCCGTACGACAGCCTGCGAAACTTGCTGCAATGGAAGCACACTTCGAAACTAGCAAGTCCGCTCCCTTGATTATCGGTGGTATTCCCGATGAAGAAGCGAAGGAAGTCAATTATGCCATTAAAATCCCGGGCGCTTTAAGTTTCCTTGCCCATGGAGATTTTGAGGCGGAAGTCATGGGGTTGGATCAGTTTCCTGAGGAACACCATCCACCTGTCATGGTGACGCATTTTGCTTTTCAGATTATGGTGGGATTGGGAATGATCCTGGTTGGGCTGAGCTTATTGTATTTCATTGCTCTATGGAAAAAGAAAAGCTGGCAGCTCAAACGGTGGTTTCTATGGCTTTTTGTCTTGGCCACACCGCTGGGATTTATCGCCCTGGAAGCCGGATGGACGGTCACCGAAGTGGGGAGACAGCCATGGATTATCTATGAGATTATGCTTACCAAAGATGCCGTGACACCTATTCCGGGAATCCAATATTCATTCTTCATATTTACCGCGATTTATCTCTCGCTTACAGTCATAGTGACATTTTTGCTTTATAGGCAGATCAAAGCTGTACCTGAGTCATTAAATCAAAAAAGGGATGTGCCGGCTGAATCTTAA
- a CDS encoding DUF3748 domain-containing protein has protein sequence MVHSGKYVGLLFREVGFLMLILLQGSVLGCYLNYSNVDKERELSDTLAVKEIQLTFGQQGHFLNQRQAFSPDGKYLVFDNRNDDSKIGENGSIQLVNVASKEIQTAYKLENQADYGPGTGAVSFHPKKNEVVFIHGLMNASAEIPYGITRRFAMQLDLDKSNSAQPLEARDVTAPFTKGALRGGTHAYSYSAEGQFVSFTYNDAILANESQTNPRIQDLRTVGAFVPGHRVRVEGEKNGENFDGNAFAILLANVKANPQPGSDEIAKAYEECWVGNSGYTKPTGEAQKVALAFLGDVISASGEIVTEVFIADIPENIIGLLDTVDAGSRTELPSVPAGVKQRRLTFITTNKYPGVQGPRQWLRSSPDGNSIYFYQKDEAGITQIFSVSPNGGDILPVTTNDFSADTSFSLSSDGKYLAYGAAEAIYVTRVEDGVTMQILANPNSQTTSLSNINWSNSEYRLAYNRKVGQGDQAFFQIFTLNLSTLVDHYL, from the coding sequence ATGGTACATTCAGGAAAATACGTTGGTTTGTTGTTTCGGGAAGTTGGATTCTTGATGCTGATTCTATTGCAGGGATCTGTGTTAGGCTGTTATTTAAACTATTCAAATGTGGACAAAGAAAGAGAACTTTCAGATACACTTGCAGTAAAGGAAATACAACTGACTTTTGGTCAGCAAGGACATTTTCTGAATCAACGACAGGCATTTTCACCCGATGGTAAGTACCTGGTGTTTGACAATAGAAATGATGATTCCAAAATCGGGGAGAATGGTTCTATCCAACTTGTCAATGTAGCCTCGAAGGAAATTCAAACTGCTTATAAGCTGGAGAATCAGGCCGATTATGGTCCTGGGACAGGAGCCGTAAGTTTTCATCCCAAGAAAAATGAGGTGGTGTTTATTCATGGCTTAATGAATGCGTCAGCAGAAATACCCTATGGAATTACCCGGCGGTTTGCTATGCAGCTTGATCTGGATAAGTCCAATAGCGCCCAACCCCTGGAAGCCCGGGATGTGACTGCTCCATTCACCAAAGGAGCCCTGAGAGGGGGAACGCATGCATATTCCTATAGTGCAGAAGGGCAGTTTGTAAGTTTTACCTACAACGACGCAATTCTGGCAAATGAATCACAGACAAATCCAAGGATACAGGATCTTCGAACTGTGGGAGCATTTGTGCCCGGCCACCGGGTTCGCGTTGAAGGTGAGAAAAATGGGGAGAATTTCGACGGGAATGCGTTTGCAATTTTACTGGCCAACGTAAAAGCCAACCCCCAGCCCGGATCGGATGAAATAGCTAAGGCCTACGAGGAATGCTGGGTAGGAAATTCCGGCTATACAAAGCCAACCGGTGAAGCCCAAAAAGTAGCGTTGGCTTTCTTGGGTGATGTGATTTCTGCATCAGGAGAGATAGTAACGGAGGTATTTATAGCGGATATACCCGAGAATATTATTGGCCTTTTGGACACTGTAGACGCAGGAAGCAGGACTGAATTGCCTTCCGTTCCGGCTGGGGTAAAGCAGCGCAGGTTGACTTTCATCACCACAAATAAATATCCCGGTGTACAGGGGCCAAGGCAGTGGTTGAGAAGTTCTCCGGATGGAAATTCCATTTACTTCTATCAAAAAGACGAGGCGGGCATTACTCAGATCTTTTCCGTTTCTCCAAATGGAGGAGATATACTTCCCGTCACGACGAATGATTTTTCCGCCGACACTTCCTTTTCTTTGAGTTCGGATGGAAAATATCTGGCATATGGAGCAGCAGAAGCCATTTATGTGACGCGGGTGGAAGATGGAGTGACCATGCAGATTTTAGCCAACCCCAATAGCCAAACAACATCACTTAGCAATATTAACTGGTCCAACTCTGAGTACAGGTTGGCATACAATAGAAAAGTCGGTCAGGGAGATCAGGCTTTTTTCCAAATTTTTACATTAAACCTATCAACTTTGGTTGATCACTACTTATGA
- a CDS encoding ribulokinase, giving the protein MKYVIGLDYGTDSVRAVLVNTEDGTTLESSVFLFPRWAQGLYCDPAKSQFRQHPLDHLEGLEKTITEVVRKSGVTKHLIKGICVDTTGSSPMAVDEKGVSLAMTSGFEDNPNAMMLLWKDHSSIKEANEITELARSWGGEDFTKYSGGIYSSEWFWSKILSVHRKDTEVAKAAYSWMEHCDYITGILTGQSPMHVKRSRCAAGHKALWHGDWDGLPPVEFLSSLDHSLADLRENLFTHTYTSNESAGKISGEWAAKLGLSEDTLIAVGTIDAHAGAVGAGIREHALVKVVGTSTCDILVASPQEMDKKLIKGICGQVDGSVLAGLIGLEAGQAGFGDVLAWFKGLLLTPSIQLIRNSKHIDSLEKEKLLAEMEEAMLIHLSEEALKLPEGDSNIVALDWINGRRSPDADESLQGALLGLDMGTTAAHLFRSLVESLCFGSKRIIDRFEEEGLRIDEVIAVGGVANKSELVMQTMADVLGRTIKITASTQTPALGSAIYAAVACGVYASMDSAISAMGPGFSRIYEPDREKKDFYAKKYLDYIRLGQTEEEYNKVIR; this is encoded by the coding sequence ATGAAATACGTAATAGGATTGGACTACGGAACAGACTCAGTCCGCGCAGTATTGGTCAATACCGAAGATGGAACAACTCTGGAGAGTTCTGTTTTCTTATTTCCAAGGTGGGCACAGGGACTTTACTGCGATCCTGCCAAAAGTCAATTCAGACAGCATCCTCTGGATCATTTGGAGGGGTTGGAGAAAACTATTACAGAAGTGGTCCGGAAATCCGGAGTAACTAAGCACCTGATCAAGGGGATTTGTGTGGACACCACGGGATCATCCCCCATGGCTGTGGATGAAAAGGGAGTGTCTTTGGCCATGACTTCCGGCTTTGAAGATAATCCCAATGCCATGATGCTGCTCTGGAAAGATCATTCCTCTATCAAAGAAGCGAATGAAATCACAGAACTGGCGAGGAGCTGGGGAGGGGAGGATTTTACCAAATACTCCGGAGGGATCTATTCTTCCGAATGGTTTTGGTCCAAAATCCTATCGGTTCACCGCAAGGACACAGAAGTCGCCAAAGCAGCTTATTCCTGGATGGAGCATTGTGACTACATCACGGGTATTCTTACGGGCCAGTCTCCAATGCATGTCAAAAGAAGCAGATGTGCGGCCGGTCATAAGGCTCTTTGGCACGGGGACTGGGATGGTCTGCCTCCCGTTGAGTTTTTGTCGTCTCTAGATCATTCATTGGCCGATCTTAGGGAAAACCTGTTTACTCATACGTATACTTCCAATGAATCTGCCGGCAAAATCAGTGGGGAATGGGCTGCCAAACTTGGACTCTCAGAAGATACTCTTATCGCTGTAGGAACCATTGATGCGCATGCCGGTGCTGTGGGGGCGGGGATTCGGGAGCATGCCTTGGTCAAAGTAGTAGGCACTTCTACCTGTGATATTTTAGTGGCCTCACCACAGGAAATGGATAAGAAACTGATCAAGGGAATTTGCGGTCAGGTAGATGGATCTGTACTTGCGGGATTGATTGGCCTGGAGGCCGGGCAAGCCGGTTTCGGTGATGTATTGGCTTGGTTCAAAGGACTGCTTCTCACTCCATCCATTCAATTGATCCGAAACAGTAAGCATATTGATAGTCTTGAAAAAGAGAAATTGCTTGCTGAAATGGAAGAAGCCATGCTGATTCACCTGTCTGAAGAAGCGCTAAAGCTGCCCGAAGGAGACAGCAATATAGTCGCACTGGATTGGATTAACGGACGTCGTTCTCCTGATGCGGATGAATCGCTGCAGGGAGCATTGCTGGGATTGGATATGGGAACCACTGCCGCCCATTTGTTCAGAAGTCTGGTTGAGTCCTTATGTTTTGGCTCAAAGAGAATCATAGACAGATTTGAAGAGGAAGGCCTGCGAATAGATGAAGTGATCGCAGTAGGGGGCGTTGCCAATAAATCAGAATTGGTGATGCAGACCATGGCTGATGTGCTTGGGAGAACTATCAAAATCACGGCATCCACCCAGACTCCTGCCTTGGGTTCGGCTATTTATGCCGCTGTGGCATGCGGGGTTTATGCTTCTATGGACAGTGCGATCAGTGCGATGGGACCCGGTTTCAGTAGGATTTATGAGCCCGATAGGGAGAAAAAGGATTTTTATGCCAAAAAATACCTTGATTATATCAGACTGGGGCAAACGGAAGAGGAGTACAACAAAGTGATAAGGTAA
- a CDS encoding exo-alpha-sialidase, producing MEINMRSILIGLGTLLFPLMASAQQAPNDITGNYYLPPVSKPGEGALLKSELIYGLDNRPTPEVHASTLIETPEGIVSAFFGGTHENNPDVGIRISHLVNGEWTWPEEIVNGVQNDTLRYPCWNPVLFQPEGKPLMLFYKVGPSPTTWWGMLTTSTDNGKTWTTPTKLGEDPEIGHIIGPVKNKPVQLKSGRIINPTSLEYIINGNEQDWMVYFEISDDGGDTWEMIGPVHDGVEFDAIQPSILTYPDGKIQAISRTKQGVLSQIWSEDEGETWGKMTALTLPNPNSGTDAVTLADGRQLLVYNHSTKEGNQPNGRNILNLAISENGQDWKPVMTFENEPIEDGYAYPSIIQASDGLVHITYTYNRRSVKYAVIDPNKL from the coding sequence ATGGAAATCAACATGCGCAGTATTTTAATCGGCTTGGGAACTTTGCTTTTCCCGCTTATGGCATCAGCACAGCAAGCCCCAAATGATATCACCGGCAACTATTATTTGCCTCCGGTTTCCAAACCGGGAGAAGGGGCTTTGCTGAAATCAGAGTTGATTTATGGGTTGGACAACAGGCCTACTCCTGAGGTTCATGCTTCCACCTTGATCGAAACTCCGGAAGGTATCGTCTCGGCTTTCTTTGGGGGAACCCATGAAAATAACCCGGATGTGGGAATCAGAATATCCCATCTCGTAAATGGAGAATGGACCTGGCCTGAGGAAATTGTCAATGGTGTACAAAATGACACGCTTCGATACCCGTGTTGGAATCCTGTGCTATTTCAACCTGAAGGAAAGCCCCTGATGCTGTTTTATAAAGTTGGTCCCAGCCCGACCACCTGGTGGGGAATGCTGACTACTTCAACGGATAACGGCAAAACCTGGACTACGCCTACCAAACTGGGAGAAGATCCTGAAATCGGCCATATTATAGGTCCCGTGAAAAACAAGCCGGTACAGCTTAAGTCCGGAAGGATAATTAACCCTACTAGTCTGGAATACATTATCAACGGAAATGAACAGGACTGGATGGTATATTTTGAGATTAGTGATGATGGGGGCGACACTTGGGAGATGATAGGTCCTGTGCATGACGGAGTTGAATTTGATGCGATTCAACCAAGCATTCTGACTTATCCTGATGGTAAGATCCAGGCGATTTCCAGAACCAAACAAGGTGTGCTTTCTCAGATATGGTCAGAGGATGAGGGAGAAACCTGGGGGAAAATGACTGCCTTGACTTTGCCAAATCCAAATTCAGGCACAGACGCAGTCACGCTTGCAGATGGAAGACAATTGCTGGTCTATAACCATTCTACCAAAGAAGGAAACCAGCCTAACGGAAGGAATATTCTAAATCTTGCGATATCGGAGAATGGGCAAGACTGGAAACCGGTGATGACCTTTGAAAATGAGCCAATTGAGGATGGGTATGCCTATCCATCTATAATTCAGGCTTCAGATGGCCTTGTTCATATCACCTATACCTATAATAGAAGGTCTGTAAAGTACGCTGTGATTGATCCCAATAAATTGTAA
- a CDS encoding sialidase family protein, with translation MRFLKEGIVLACLVYAGISTAIAQQKEKFIEHKVVFQEDGQYGGWPANHGIWGWGDEILVGFVKASFNQSEPGLHTYDPKSAENQYARSLDGGETWEIQDAYSLGQTGWGHDNNINPDRAEKPVVLKEAMPDFTSEDFLLTFLRHNNHDGPSHFYYSRDKGAHWEGPYVFPSMGTSGIANRTDYHVEGKQVLSAFVTTAKSNSKEGRVAFVRTQDGGLNWDLVSWITSEHGGFDIMPSSVLLSENVWLTTIRTRLENGQNLISSYISKDNGNTWNRLVDPAPDTGRGGSPPALVQLKDGRLALGYIHRSEYGSRVHVRFSENNGTSWGDEIILRSGDGANRDVGYPKMIQRADGKLVMIYYWNNSNQPDTKPYRYIAATVFDPEEWK, from the coding sequence ATGAGATTTTTAAAGGAGGGGATAGTACTTGCTTGTCTGGTATATGCAGGAATTTCCACGGCAATTGCCCAGCAAAAAGAAAAATTTATTGAACATAAGGTGGTGTTCCAAGAAGATGGTCAATACGGCGGATGGCCTGCAAATCATGGCATCTGGGGTTGGGGCGATGAAATTTTGGTAGGTTTTGTCAAAGCTTCATTCAATCAGTCAGAGCCGGGCTTGCATACCTATGATCCCAAGTCTGCAGAGAATCAGTATGCCAGAAGCTTGGATGGTGGTGAGACTTGGGAAATCCAAGATGCTTATTCCTTGGGGCAGACAGGTTGGGGGCATGACAATAATATCAATCCGGATAGAGCCGAAAAACCTGTAGTGCTGAAAGAAGCTATGCCGGATTTTACCTCTGAGGATTTTCTGTTAACCTTCTTGAGGCATAATAATCATGACGGCCCCAGTCATTTTTATTATTCGCGGGATAAGGGAGCGCATTGGGAAGGCCCGTATGTATTTCCAAGTATGGGAACTTCCGGAATAGCAAATAGAACAGATTACCATGTGGAGGGAAAGCAAGTACTGAGTGCTTTTGTGACCACCGCAAAATCCAATTCAAAAGAGGGCAGGGTAGCATTCGTAAGAACCCAAGATGGTGGGTTGAACTGGGATTTGGTCTCATGGATTACTTCTGAGCATGGAGGCTTCGATATCATGCCCTCATCGGTACTATTATCGGAAAATGTATGGTTGACAACGATAAGAACGAGATTGGAGAACGGTCAAAATTTGATTTCAAGCTATATATCCAAAGACAATGGAAATACTTGGAATAGGTTAGTCGATCCTGCTCCCGATACCGGAAGAGGGGGATCACCACCTGCATTGGTCCAACTGAAAGATGGCCGCTTGGCACTGGGATATATCCACAGAAGCGAATATGGATCCCGTGTGCATGTACGCTTTAGCGAAAACAATGGAACATCCTGGGGAGATGAAATCATATTGCGGAGCGGAGATGGAGCAAATAGGGATGTAGGATATCCCAAAATGATACAAAGAGCCGATGGAAAGCTGGTGATGATATACTATTGGAATAATTCCAATCAGCCCGATACCAAGCCCTACCGATATATAGCAGCTACTGTATTTGATCCAGAAGAGTGGAAATAA
- a CDS encoding sodium:solute symporter → MDLPIIDLVVFLVYMAAIVLFGISFSFRKRTALEYTTGGGRLPSWAIGMSIFATFVSSISFLALPGNAYLSNWNGFVFSLSIPLAAWIAVRYFVPLYRNLQSESAYYYLETRFGPWARTYASVCYLLTQLARMGAIMYLLALPMNALFGWSISLIIICTGISVIVYAMLGGIEAVIWTDAIQGIVLIGGAVLCLLVIMFSMPNGPGEVFTIAAEADKFSLGSFEFNFVESTFWMILVYGLFINLQNFGIDQSYIQRYITARTEKEAKRSTWFGSLLYVPVSLLFFFIGTALFSYYQVFPDLLPENLKMAENADKVFPHFIVSGLPTGLTGLLIASIFAAGMSTVSTSINSSATVFLSDHYRRYIHKNTTEKQSMRVLLIASFVMGGLSIVVGLAFNGVTSALDAWWALSSIFSGGILGLFLLGFVVKKAPGKAAAIGVLCGVLVIGWMSLSPVLFTGTSLEGFKNTLHTNLTIVMGTLTIFIVGFLLTGLFSKTKNVTAK, encoded by the coding sequence ATGGATTTACCGATAATAGATTTAGTAGTTTTTCTGGTGTATATGGCAGCAATTGTACTGTTTGGGATCTCTTTTTCTTTCCGAAAAAGAACCGCACTGGAATACACTACCGGGGGAGGACGTCTGCCAAGCTGGGCCATAGGAATGTCCATCTTTGCGACATTTGTCAGTAGCATTAGCTTCCTTGCTCTTCCCGGAAATGCCTATTTATCCAATTGGAACGGCTTCGTCTTTAGTCTTTCCATTCCCTTGGCAGCATGGATAGCGGTACGCTATTTTGTTCCACTCTATAGAAATCTACAGAGTGAATCCGCCTACTACTACCTTGAAACACGGTTTGGCCCCTGGGCCAGAACCTATGCGTCTGTATGTTATTTGCTGACACAACTGGCCAGAATGGGAGCCATCATGTATCTGCTGGCGCTGCCTATGAATGCGCTGTTTGGCTGGAGTATTTCATTGATCATCATCTGCACCGGAATAAGCGTGATAGTCTATGCCATGCTGGGAGGAATTGAAGCGGTGATCTGGACAGATGCTATTCAGGGTATTGTGTTGATAGGTGGAGCAGTACTGTGCCTCTTGGTTATTATGTTTTCCATGCCCAATGGCCCCGGGGAAGTGTTTACCATCGCAGCTGAAGCTGATAAATTCAGCTTGGGAAGTTTCGAGTTCAATTTTGTGGAATCTACCTTTTGGATGATTCTGGTGTATGGCCTGTTTATCAATCTCCAGAATTTCGGGATTGATCAAAGCTACATCCAGCGATACATTACCGCCCGGACTGAAAAAGAAGCAAAGCGCTCTACTTGGTTTGGCAGTCTTTTGTATGTGCCTGTATCTCTCTTGTTTTTCTTTATAGGCACGGCACTTTTTTCCTATTACCAGGTATTTCCGGACTTGCTTCCCGAAAATCTGAAAATGGCAGAAAATGCCGACAAAGTCTTTCCCCATTTTATCGTATCGGGACTGCCCACGGGACTGACCGGATTATTGATTGCGTCCATATTTGCTGCAGGCATGAGTACGGTTTCCACCAGCATCAATAGTTCCGCCACGGTTTTTCTATCGGATCATTACCGGAGGTATATCCACAAAAACACGACAGAGAAGCAATCCATGCGGGTATTGTTGATTGCTTCTTTTGTGATGGGGGGGCTGAGTATAGTGGTTGGCTTGGCATTCAATGGAGTCACTAGCGCTCTGGATGCATGGTGGGCATTATCCTCCATTTTCAGCGGAGGCATACTCGGTCTTTTCCTGCTTGGGTTTGTGGTCAAAAAAGCTCCGGGAAAAGCGGCAGCAATTGGGGTATTATGCGGAGTGCTTGTGATTGGATGGATGAGTCTTTCCCCCGTGCTCTTCACAGGAACTTCTCTGGAAGGATTTAAAAATACCCTTCATACCAATCTTACAATCGTGATGGGAACACTGACAATTTTTATCGTTGGCTTTCTACTTACAGGTCTTTTTTCCAAAACAAAAAACGTCACAGCAAAATGA